In Penaeus monodon isolate SGIC_2016 chromosome 8, NSTDA_Pmon_1, whole genome shotgun sequence, one DNA window encodes the following:
- the LOC119575990 gene encoding uncharacterized protein LOC119575990: protein MAHGGGTGTVAGAGAAVGGTSTGNGTSTGQVNATTSYYYTPILNSQQTLLRPIMTAQPPLYSPLLPPQQHTYAMPHASPSAGSTYFANLSESMRGGLSDMIPGSSDSLYKEVGHLGRQGQGTGITHSSSLVMPLLTLGSMPWSVPAEITTGGSLQWRDLPIMRWGSDEAQPHYSSRAEGGVL from the exons ATGGCTCATGGAGGAGGGACAGGAACAGTAGCAGGAGCAGGCGCAGCAGTAGGAGGAACCAGCACAGGGAACGGAACCTCAACTGGGCAGGTTAACGCCACAACCAGCTACTATTACACGCCCATTTTGAACTCTCAGCAGACCCTCCTTAGGCCAATCATGACAGCACAGCcgcctctctactctccccttcttccacctcaGCAGCACACTTATGCCATGCCCCATGCATCACCCTCAGCTG GATCTACATATTTTGCAAACCTGAGTGAGAGCATGCGAGGGGGGTTAAGTGACATGATCCCAGGATCATCAGACAGCCTCTACAAGGAAGTGGGGCATCTGGGAAGACAAGGCCAGGGAACAGGCATCACTCACTCCTCAAGCCTTGTGATGCCTCTGCTGACCCTCGGCAGTATGCCATGGAGTGTGCCAGCGGAGATTACCACAGGAGGGAGTTTACAATGGCGGGACTTACCCATCATGCGGTGGGGAAGTGACGAGGCCCAACCACACTACTCATCACGAGCAGAGGGCGGCGTCCTATGA
- the LOC119575991 gene encoding zinc finger protein OZF-like: protein MVEEEEPKISSSEVSQITSPESVDIGSVGSGGHQKEDIGIHSQEVIDESPDSHNQEQTSGQGYIAVETPENNEAENSPFCDTCRKKFSSERALTRHVQLHKTYPCKLCDNIFFRKAKLKKHLEDHTQDSLACKVCSKECTSLQALISHMKTHTQKKKVNKCNVCSKIFANNRNLKVHMRTHTGEKPFVCENCGRSFSHRSNMQTHHDTCTGQFSHRCQICGRGFALESVYRRHLAEHEGHYAHHCSICGRGFSKASGLQAHLATHNSQRPTYSCQVCGQTLSTPSSYSSHMASHTGEGGAVCPVCGKTLARRADLQDHLHRHTGTKTHTCSLCSATFYYRSNLNHHVKGPISHKTLYKCYNALISHHLWNFIKFLTLITETRIDNHTTFTKFILYYSKKRSLLEYPSYHYDTLVYFCILLVIANTHKKGYISSVIREILFNYTSHHTLRT from the exons atggtggaggaagaagagccTAAGATCTCTAGCTCGGAAGTCAGCCAGATTACCTCCCCAGAGTCAGTGGACATAGGCTCTGTTGGTAGTGGCGGCCATCAGAAGGAGGACATAGGAATCCACAGTCAAGAAGTTATTGATGAATCTCCGGACAGCCACAACCAAGAGCAGACGAGTGGTCAAGGATACATTGCTGTTGAAACACCGGAAAACAATGAAGCTGAGAACTCGCCATT CTGTGATACCTGCCGTAAAAAATTCAGCTCTGAGAGGGCACTTACCAGACATGTTCAGCTTCACAAGACATACCCATGTAAATTATGTGATAATATATTCTTCAGGAAAGCTAAACTCAAGAAACACCTGGAAGATCATACACAAGACAGCTTGGCTTGTAAAGTGTGCTCAAAAGAGTGTACATCCCTCCAGGCTCTTATATCACATATGAAAACTcatacacagaaaaagaaagtaaacaaatgtAATGTGTGCTCCAAAATATTTGCAAACAACAGGAACCTGAAAGTGCACATGAGAACTCATACAGGAGAGAAACCATTTGTTTGTGAGAACTGTGGAAGGAGTTTCAGTCACCGTAGCAATATGCAAACACACCATGACACCTGTACTGGTCAGTTCAGTCATAGATGTCAGATATGTGGAAGAGGTTTTGCTTTGGAGTCCGTTTATCGCAGGCATCTGGCTGAACATGAAGGGCATTACGCCCATCACTGCTCTATTTGTGGCAGAGGCTTTAGCAAAGCTTCTGGCCTACAAGCTCACTTAGCCACACACAACAGTCAGAGGCCTACTTATTCATGTCAGGTTTGTGGTCAGACTTTGTCAACACCATCTAGCTATTCTTCACACATGGCCAGCCACACAGGTGAAGGTGGAGCAGTATGCCCTGTGTGTGGCAAAACTCTGGCTAGGCGAGCTGATCTTCAGGACCATCTGCATCGTCACACAGGAACCAAAACGCACACCTGCTCCCTCTGTAGTGCAACCTTTTATTATCGCTCCAACCTCAATCATCAT GTGAAAGGCCCCATCAGT CACAAAACTCTTTATAAATGCTACAATGCTCTCATATCACATCACCTTTggaattttatcaaatttcttacTTTGATAACAGAAACAAGAATCGATAACCACACTAcctttacaaaatttattttgta tTACAGTAAAAAAAGGTCATTGCTAGAATACCCTTCATATCACTATGATACCCTTGTTTACTTCTGTATACTGTTAGTAATAGCAAACACCCACAAGAAA GGCTACATATCCAGTGTTATCAGAGAAATTTTGTTCAACTATACTAGTCACCACACCTTACGCACCTAA
- the LOC119575989 gene encoding glycine-rich cell wall structural protein 1.0-like — translation MATTTRGNNTTAHGNVGCSDGSANGNGSNKQEQVVCDNSVVPPVCEAGRVGSEGGRGVGNLTSTYQAHRQVAGGCRSAAAAHTTYHHGGGEAGGGPSSNGGVAVSSAYHAGNGSNAVQEGDTAGADGAGGAAAGGGGGGGGGGSSAIPTTYNEGGGEGEVAT, via the coding sequence ATGGCAACAACCACACGGGGAAACAACACTACCGCCCATGGTAATGTTGGCTGCAGTGATGGGAGTGCCAATGGCAATGGAAGCAACAAGCAAGAGCAGGTCGTGTGTGATAATTCTGTCGTTCCACCTGTATGTGAAGCAGGCAGGGTGGGTTCCGAAGGAGGCAGGGGTGTTGGCAACCTCACATCCACTTACCAAGCCCACAGACAAGTGGCAGGGGGATGCAGAAGTGCAGCTGCAGCTCATACTACTTACCATCATGGAGGAGGGGAGGCTGGAGGGGGCCCAAGTAGTAATGGGGGAGTGGCTGTGTCCTCTGCCTATCATGCAGGAAATGGCAGCAACGCAGTGCAGGAAGGAGATACAGCAGGAGCAGATGGTGCTGGAGGTGCtgctgcaggaggaggaggaggcggtggtggtggtggctccTCAGCAATTCCAACCACTtataatgagggagggggggagggggaggtggcaaCGTGA